One part of the Paenibacillus silvisoli genome encodes these proteins:
- a CDS encoding Gfo/Idh/MocA family protein: MLNVAMLSKWHVHADGYAKHLQTLGNVNISAVWDENTERGRVWAGELGAGFESDLDALLRREDVDAVVVDAPTSMHAEVMIAAANAGKHIFTEKAMALTVAECELISAAVRQAGVKFCISFPARTRPHHLFAKQLLDDGLLGAITLLRIRNGHDGALRNWLPDYWYDEKLAGGGAMMDLGCHPMYLASWLLGQPKRITSMFNHFTGRAVEDNAQCSIEFANNAVALLETSLVTYRTPPAFELYGTEGTLIVSGDSVQVASKHADSPLQGWISPYRLPEAQPLPLTQWVNGILNDGPMPFGLEDGTKLTELLETAYIAHRERRTVEFKQPGGM, translated from the coding sequence ATGCTAAATGTCGCCATGCTCAGCAAGTGGCATGTTCATGCCGACGGGTACGCCAAACACCTGCAAACGCTTGGAAACGTTAACATTTCCGCCGTATGGGATGAAAACACAGAACGGGGAAGGGTGTGGGCGGGCGAACTCGGAGCCGGGTTCGAATCCGACCTGGACGCGCTGCTCCGCAGGGAAGACGTGGACGCCGTAGTCGTCGACGCGCCGACGAGCATGCACGCCGAAGTGATGATCGCCGCCGCGAACGCGGGCAAGCATATTTTCACCGAGAAAGCGATGGCGCTTACCGTCGCGGAATGCGAATTGATTTCGGCGGCCGTCCGGCAGGCGGGCGTCAAGTTCTGCATTTCGTTCCCCGCCCGGACTAGACCGCATCATCTGTTCGCCAAGCAGCTGCTGGACGACGGCCTGCTTGGCGCTATCACGCTGCTGCGCATTCGAAATGGCCATGACGGTGCCCTCCGTAATTGGCTGCCCGACTACTGGTACGACGAAAAACTAGCGGGCGGAGGCGCCATGATGGATCTCGGCTGCCACCCGATGTACCTGGCAAGCTGGCTGCTCGGCCAGCCGAAGCGCATCACGTCCATGTTCAACCATTTCACGGGCCGTGCAGTTGAAGACAACGCGCAATGCTCGATCGAGTTCGCGAACAATGCGGTCGCGCTGTTGGAAACCAGTCTGGTCACATACCGGACGCCGCCGGCGTTTGAGCTGTACGGAACGGAAGGAACGCTCATCGTCTCCGGGGACAGCGTGCAAGTCGCATCCAAGCATGCCGATTCTCCGCTGCAGGGCTGGATTTCACCCTACCGGTTGCCCGAAGCGCAGCCGCTGCCGTTGACGCAATGGGTGAACGGTATTTTGAACGACGGTCCAATGCCCTTCGGGCTGG